A stretch of the Mustela nigripes isolate SB6536 chromosome X, MUSNIG.SB6536, whole genome shotgun sequence genome encodes the following:
- the WDR13 gene encoding WD repeat-containing protein 13 isoform X2, which produces MAAVWQQVLAVDARYNAYRTPTFPQFRTQYIRRRSQLLRENAKAGHPPALRRQYLRLRGQLLGQRYGPLSEPGSARAYSNSIVRSSRTTLDRMEDFEDDPRALGARGHRRSISRGSYQLQAQMNRAVYEDRPPGSVVPTSAAEASRAMAGDTSLSENYAFAGMYHVFDQHVDEAVPRVRFANDDRHRLACCSLDGSISLCQLVPAPPTVLRVLRGHTRGVSDFAWSLSNDILVSTSLDATMRIWASEDGRCIREIPDPDGAELLCCTFQPVNNNLTVVGNAKHNVHVMNISTGKKVKGGSSKLTGRVLALSFDAPGRLLWAGDDRGSVFSFLFDMATGKLTKAKRLVVHEGSPVTSISARSWVSREARDPSLLINACLNKLLLYRVVDNEGTLQLKRSFPIEQSSHPVRSIFCPLMSFRQGACVVTGSEDMCVHFFDVERAAKAAVNKLQGHSAPVLDVSFNCDESLLASSDASGMVIVWRREQKGRQTPYCKDISRIRMERPVVRN; this is translated from the exons AATGCCAAGGCTGGGCACCCCCCAGCGCTGCGTCGGCAGTACCTGAGGCTGCGTGGGCAGCTGCTGGGCCAGCGATACGGCCCCCTCTCCGAGCCAGGCAGTGCCCGTGCCTATAGCAACAGCATTGTTCGCAGCAGCCGAACTACCCTAGACCGCATGGAG GACTTTGAGGATGATCCTCGGGCCCTAGGGGCCCGTGGGCACCGCCGTTCCATCAGCCGAGGCTCCTACCAGCTGCAGGCACAGATGAACCGTGCCGTCTATGAGGACAG GCCCCCTGGCAGTGTGGTACCCACATCAGCAGCAGAAGCAAGTCGTGCCATGGCTGGGGACACATCACTGAGTGAGAACTATGCCTTTGCGGGCATGTACCATGTTTTCGACCAGCACGTGGATGAGGCAG TCCCAAGGGTGCGCTTTGCCAATGACGACCGGCACCGCTTGGCCTGCTGCTCCCTGGACGGCAGCATCTCCCTGTGCCAGCTGGTGCCCGCCCCACCCACAGTGCTCCGCGTGCTGCGGGGCCACACCCGTGGTGTCTCCGACTTCGCCTGGTCCCTCTCCAACGACATCCTCGTGTCCACCTCACTTGACGCTACCATGCGCATCTGGGCCTCTGAGGACGGCCGCTGCATCCGGGAGATTCCTGATCCCGACGGCGCCGAACTGCTCTGCTGCACCTTCCAGCCGGTCAACAACAACCTTACAGTG GTGGGGAATGCCAAGCACAACGTGCACGTCATGAACATCTCCACGGGCAAGAAAGTGAAGGGGGGCTCCAGCAAGCTGACAGGCCGGGTCCTCGCTCTGTCCTTCGATGCCCCTGGCCGGCTGCTCTGGGCAGGCGATGACCGTGGCAgtgttttctccttcctcttcgaCATGGCCACAG GGAAGCTGACCAAAGCCAAGCGACTGGTGGTGCATGAGGGGAGCCCCGTGACCAGCATCTCCGCGCGCTCCTGGGTCAGCCGCGAGGCCCGGGACCCCTCGCTGCTCATCAACGCTTGCCTCAACAAGCTGCTGCTCTACAG GGTGGTGGACAACGAGGGGACGCTGCAGCTGAAGAGAAgcttccccattgagcagagctCGCACCCTGTGCGCAGCATCTTCTGCCCCCTCATGTCCTTCCGTCAGGGGGCCTGCGTGG TGACCGGCAGTGAGGACATGTGTGTGCACTTCTTCGATGTGGAGCGGGCCGCCAAGGCTGCCGTCAACAAGCTTCAGGGCCACAGCGCCCCCGTGCTGGACGTGAGCTTCAACTGTGATGAGAGTCTGCTGGCTTCCAGCGACGCCAGCGGCATGGTCATCGTCTGGAGGCGGGAGCAGAA GGGAAGACAGACACCTTATTGCAAGGACATATCAAGAATCCGTATGGAGAGGCCCGTGGTAAGGAACTGA
- the WDR13 gene encoding WD repeat-containing protein 13 isoform X1 has translation MAAVWQQVLAVDARYNAYRTPTFPQFRTQYIRRRSQLLRENAKAGHPPALRRQYLRLRGQLLGQRYGPLSEPGSARAYSNSIVRSSRTTLDRMEDFEDDPRALGARGHRRSISRGSYQLQAQMNRAVYEDRPPGSVVPTSAAEASRAMAGDTSLSENYAFAGMYHVFDQHVDEAVPRVRFANDDRHRLACCSLDGSISLCQLVPAPPTVLRVLRGHTRGVSDFAWSLSNDILVSTSLDATMRIWASEDGRCIREIPDPDGAELLCCTFQPVNNNLTVVGNAKHNVHVMNISTGKKVKGGSSKLTGRVLALSFDAPGRLLWAGDDRGSVFSFLFDMATGKLTKAKRLVVHEGSPVTSISARSWVSREARDPSLLINACLNKLLLYRVVDNEGTLQLKRSFPIEQSSHPVRSIFCPLMSFRQGACVVTGSEDMCVHFFDVERAAKAAVNKLQGHSAPVLDVSFNCDESLLASSDASGMVIVWRREQKGRQTPYCKDISRIRMERPVFTGGMK, from the exons AATGCCAAGGCTGGGCACCCCCCAGCGCTGCGTCGGCAGTACCTGAGGCTGCGTGGGCAGCTGCTGGGCCAGCGATACGGCCCCCTCTCCGAGCCAGGCAGTGCCCGTGCCTATAGCAACAGCATTGTTCGCAGCAGCCGAACTACCCTAGACCGCATGGAG GACTTTGAGGATGATCCTCGGGCCCTAGGGGCCCGTGGGCACCGCCGTTCCATCAGCCGAGGCTCCTACCAGCTGCAGGCACAGATGAACCGTGCCGTCTATGAGGACAG GCCCCCTGGCAGTGTGGTACCCACATCAGCAGCAGAAGCAAGTCGTGCCATGGCTGGGGACACATCACTGAGTGAGAACTATGCCTTTGCGGGCATGTACCATGTTTTCGACCAGCACGTGGATGAGGCAG TCCCAAGGGTGCGCTTTGCCAATGACGACCGGCACCGCTTGGCCTGCTGCTCCCTGGACGGCAGCATCTCCCTGTGCCAGCTGGTGCCCGCCCCACCCACAGTGCTCCGCGTGCTGCGGGGCCACACCCGTGGTGTCTCCGACTTCGCCTGGTCCCTCTCCAACGACATCCTCGTGTCCACCTCACTTGACGCTACCATGCGCATCTGGGCCTCTGAGGACGGCCGCTGCATCCGGGAGATTCCTGATCCCGACGGCGCCGAACTGCTCTGCTGCACCTTCCAGCCGGTCAACAACAACCTTACAGTG GTGGGGAATGCCAAGCACAACGTGCACGTCATGAACATCTCCACGGGCAAGAAAGTGAAGGGGGGCTCCAGCAAGCTGACAGGCCGGGTCCTCGCTCTGTCCTTCGATGCCCCTGGCCGGCTGCTCTGGGCAGGCGATGACCGTGGCAgtgttttctccttcctcttcgaCATGGCCACAG GGAAGCTGACCAAAGCCAAGCGACTGGTGGTGCATGAGGGGAGCCCCGTGACCAGCATCTCCGCGCGCTCCTGGGTCAGCCGCGAGGCCCGGGACCCCTCGCTGCTCATCAACGCTTGCCTCAACAAGCTGCTGCTCTACAG GGTGGTGGACAACGAGGGGACGCTGCAGCTGAAGAGAAgcttccccattgagcagagctCGCACCCTGTGCGCAGCATCTTCTGCCCCCTCATGTCCTTCCGTCAGGGGGCCTGCGTGG TGACCGGCAGTGAGGACATGTGTGTGCACTTCTTCGATGTGGAGCGGGCCGCCAAGGCTGCCGTCAACAAGCTTCAGGGCCACAGCGCCCCCGTGCTGGACGTGAGCTTCAACTGTGATGAGAGTCTGCTGGCTTCCAGCGACGCCAGCGGCATGGTCATCGTCTGGAGGCGGGAGCAGAA GGGAAGACAGACACCTTATTGCAAGGACATATCAAGAATCCGTATGGAGAGGCCCGTG TTCACAGGTGGGATGAAGTAG
- the WDR13 gene encoding WD repeat-containing protein 13 isoform X4: protein MEDFEDDPRALGARGHRRSISRGSYQLQAQMNRAVYEDRPPGSVVPTSAAEASRAMAGDTSLSENYAFAGMYHVFDQHVDEAVPRVRFANDDRHRLACCSLDGSISLCQLVPAPPTVLRVLRGHTRGVSDFAWSLSNDILVSTSLDATMRIWASEDGRCIREIPDPDGAELLCCTFQPVNNNLTVVGNAKHNVHVMNISTGKKVKGGSSKLTGRVLALSFDAPGRLLWAGDDRGSVFSFLFDMATGKLTKAKRLVVHEGSPVTSISARSWVSREARDPSLLINACLNKLLLYRVVDNEGTLQLKRSFPIEQSSHPVRSIFCPLMSFRQGACVVTGSEDMCVHFFDVERAAKAAVNKLQGHSAPVLDVSFNCDESLLASSDASGMVIVWRREQKGRQTPYCKDISRIRMERPVFTGGMK, encoded by the exons ATGGAG GACTTTGAGGATGATCCTCGGGCCCTAGGGGCCCGTGGGCACCGCCGTTCCATCAGCCGAGGCTCCTACCAGCTGCAGGCACAGATGAACCGTGCCGTCTATGAGGACAG GCCCCCTGGCAGTGTGGTACCCACATCAGCAGCAGAAGCAAGTCGTGCCATGGCTGGGGACACATCACTGAGTGAGAACTATGCCTTTGCGGGCATGTACCATGTTTTCGACCAGCACGTGGATGAGGCAG TCCCAAGGGTGCGCTTTGCCAATGACGACCGGCACCGCTTGGCCTGCTGCTCCCTGGACGGCAGCATCTCCCTGTGCCAGCTGGTGCCCGCCCCACCCACAGTGCTCCGCGTGCTGCGGGGCCACACCCGTGGTGTCTCCGACTTCGCCTGGTCCCTCTCCAACGACATCCTCGTGTCCACCTCACTTGACGCTACCATGCGCATCTGGGCCTCTGAGGACGGCCGCTGCATCCGGGAGATTCCTGATCCCGACGGCGCCGAACTGCTCTGCTGCACCTTCCAGCCGGTCAACAACAACCTTACAGTG GTGGGGAATGCCAAGCACAACGTGCACGTCATGAACATCTCCACGGGCAAGAAAGTGAAGGGGGGCTCCAGCAAGCTGACAGGCCGGGTCCTCGCTCTGTCCTTCGATGCCCCTGGCCGGCTGCTCTGGGCAGGCGATGACCGTGGCAgtgttttctccttcctcttcgaCATGGCCACAG GGAAGCTGACCAAAGCCAAGCGACTGGTGGTGCATGAGGGGAGCCCCGTGACCAGCATCTCCGCGCGCTCCTGGGTCAGCCGCGAGGCCCGGGACCCCTCGCTGCTCATCAACGCTTGCCTCAACAAGCTGCTGCTCTACAG GGTGGTGGACAACGAGGGGACGCTGCAGCTGAAGAGAAgcttccccattgagcagagctCGCACCCTGTGCGCAGCATCTTCTGCCCCCTCATGTCCTTCCGTCAGGGGGCCTGCGTGG TGACCGGCAGTGAGGACATGTGTGTGCACTTCTTCGATGTGGAGCGGGCCGCCAAGGCTGCCGTCAACAAGCTTCAGGGCCACAGCGCCCCCGTGCTGGACGTGAGCTTCAACTGTGATGAGAGTCTGCTGGCTTCCAGCGACGCCAGCGGCATGGTCATCGTCTGGAGGCGGGAGCAGAA GGGAAGACAGACACCTTATTGCAAGGACATATCAAGAATCCGTATGGAGAGGCCCGTG TTCACAGGTGGGATGAAGTAG
- the WDR13 gene encoding WD repeat-containing protein 13 isoform X3: MAAVWQQVLAVDARYNAYRTPTFPQFRTQYIRRRSQLLRENAKAGHPPALRRQYLRLRGQLLGQRYGPLSEPGSARAYSNSIVRSSRTTLDRMEDFEDDPRALGARGHRRSISRGSYQLQAQMNRAVYEDRPPGSVVPTSAAEASRAMAGDTSLSENYAFAGMYHVFDQHVDEAVPRVRFANDDRHRLACCSLDGSISLCQLVPAPPTVLRVLRGHTRGVSDFAWSLSNDILVSTSLDATMRIWASEDGRCIREIPDPDGAELLCCTFQPVNNNLTVVGNAKHNVHVMNISTGKKVKGGSSKLTGRVLALSFDAPGRLLWAGDDRGSVFSFLFDMATGKLTKAKRLVVHEGSPVTSISARSWVSREARDPSLLINACLNKLLLYRVVDNEGTLQLKRSFPIEQSSHPVRSIFCPLMSFRQGACVVTGSEDMCVHFFDVERAAKAAVNKLQGHSAPVLDVSFNCDESLLASSDASGMVIVWRREQK, translated from the exons AATGCCAAGGCTGGGCACCCCCCAGCGCTGCGTCGGCAGTACCTGAGGCTGCGTGGGCAGCTGCTGGGCCAGCGATACGGCCCCCTCTCCGAGCCAGGCAGTGCCCGTGCCTATAGCAACAGCATTGTTCGCAGCAGCCGAACTACCCTAGACCGCATGGAG GACTTTGAGGATGATCCTCGGGCCCTAGGGGCCCGTGGGCACCGCCGTTCCATCAGCCGAGGCTCCTACCAGCTGCAGGCACAGATGAACCGTGCCGTCTATGAGGACAG GCCCCCTGGCAGTGTGGTACCCACATCAGCAGCAGAAGCAAGTCGTGCCATGGCTGGGGACACATCACTGAGTGAGAACTATGCCTTTGCGGGCATGTACCATGTTTTCGACCAGCACGTGGATGAGGCAG TCCCAAGGGTGCGCTTTGCCAATGACGACCGGCACCGCTTGGCCTGCTGCTCCCTGGACGGCAGCATCTCCCTGTGCCAGCTGGTGCCCGCCCCACCCACAGTGCTCCGCGTGCTGCGGGGCCACACCCGTGGTGTCTCCGACTTCGCCTGGTCCCTCTCCAACGACATCCTCGTGTCCACCTCACTTGACGCTACCATGCGCATCTGGGCCTCTGAGGACGGCCGCTGCATCCGGGAGATTCCTGATCCCGACGGCGCCGAACTGCTCTGCTGCACCTTCCAGCCGGTCAACAACAACCTTACAGTG GTGGGGAATGCCAAGCACAACGTGCACGTCATGAACATCTCCACGGGCAAGAAAGTGAAGGGGGGCTCCAGCAAGCTGACAGGCCGGGTCCTCGCTCTGTCCTTCGATGCCCCTGGCCGGCTGCTCTGGGCAGGCGATGACCGTGGCAgtgttttctccttcctcttcgaCATGGCCACAG GGAAGCTGACCAAAGCCAAGCGACTGGTGGTGCATGAGGGGAGCCCCGTGACCAGCATCTCCGCGCGCTCCTGGGTCAGCCGCGAGGCCCGGGACCCCTCGCTGCTCATCAACGCTTGCCTCAACAAGCTGCTGCTCTACAG GGTGGTGGACAACGAGGGGACGCTGCAGCTGAAGAGAAgcttccccattgagcagagctCGCACCCTGTGCGCAGCATCTTCTGCCCCCTCATGTCCTTCCGTCAGGGGGCCTGCGTGG TGACCGGCAGTGAGGACATGTGTGTGCACTTCTTCGATGTGGAGCGGGCCGCCAAGGCTGCCGTCAACAAGCTTCAGGGCCACAGCGCCCCCGTGCTGGACGTGAGCTTCAACTGTGATGAGAGTCTGCTGGCTTCCAGCGACGCCAGCGGCATGGTCATCGTCTGGAGGCGGGAGCAGAAGTAG
- the WDR13 gene encoding WD repeat-containing protein 13 isoform X5 — translation MNRAVYEDRPPGSVVPTSAAEASRAMAGDTSLSENYAFAGMYHVFDQHVDEAVPRVRFANDDRHRLACCSLDGSISLCQLVPAPPTVLRVLRGHTRGVSDFAWSLSNDILVSTSLDATMRIWASEDGRCIREIPDPDGAELLCCTFQPVNNNLTVVGNAKHNVHVMNISTGKKVKGGSSKLTGRVLALSFDAPGRLLWAGDDRGSVFSFLFDMATGKLTKAKRLVVHEGSPVTSISARSWVSREARDPSLLINACLNKLLLYRVVDNEGTLQLKRSFPIEQSSHPVRSIFCPLMSFRQGACVVTGSEDMCVHFFDVERAAKAAVNKLQGHSAPVLDVSFNCDESLLASSDASGMVIVWRREQKGRQTPYCKDISRIRMERPVFTGGMK, via the exons ATGAACCGTGCCGTCTATGAGGACAG GCCCCCTGGCAGTGTGGTACCCACATCAGCAGCAGAAGCAAGTCGTGCCATGGCTGGGGACACATCACTGAGTGAGAACTATGCCTTTGCGGGCATGTACCATGTTTTCGACCAGCACGTGGATGAGGCAG TCCCAAGGGTGCGCTTTGCCAATGACGACCGGCACCGCTTGGCCTGCTGCTCCCTGGACGGCAGCATCTCCCTGTGCCAGCTGGTGCCCGCCCCACCCACAGTGCTCCGCGTGCTGCGGGGCCACACCCGTGGTGTCTCCGACTTCGCCTGGTCCCTCTCCAACGACATCCTCGTGTCCACCTCACTTGACGCTACCATGCGCATCTGGGCCTCTGAGGACGGCCGCTGCATCCGGGAGATTCCTGATCCCGACGGCGCCGAACTGCTCTGCTGCACCTTCCAGCCGGTCAACAACAACCTTACAGTG GTGGGGAATGCCAAGCACAACGTGCACGTCATGAACATCTCCACGGGCAAGAAAGTGAAGGGGGGCTCCAGCAAGCTGACAGGCCGGGTCCTCGCTCTGTCCTTCGATGCCCCTGGCCGGCTGCTCTGGGCAGGCGATGACCGTGGCAgtgttttctccttcctcttcgaCATGGCCACAG GGAAGCTGACCAAAGCCAAGCGACTGGTGGTGCATGAGGGGAGCCCCGTGACCAGCATCTCCGCGCGCTCCTGGGTCAGCCGCGAGGCCCGGGACCCCTCGCTGCTCATCAACGCTTGCCTCAACAAGCTGCTGCTCTACAG GGTGGTGGACAACGAGGGGACGCTGCAGCTGAAGAGAAgcttccccattgagcagagctCGCACCCTGTGCGCAGCATCTTCTGCCCCCTCATGTCCTTCCGTCAGGGGGCCTGCGTGG TGACCGGCAGTGAGGACATGTGTGTGCACTTCTTCGATGTGGAGCGGGCCGCCAAGGCTGCCGTCAACAAGCTTCAGGGCCACAGCGCCCCCGTGCTGGACGTGAGCTTCAACTGTGATGAGAGTCTGCTGGCTTCCAGCGACGCCAGCGGCATGGTCATCGTCTGGAGGCGGGAGCAGAA GGGAAGACAGACACCTTATTGCAAGGACATATCAAGAATCCGTATGGAGAGGCCCGTG TTCACAGGTGGGATGAAGTAG